AAGTACGGGGACCTCCACAATTTCCGAGGGGTCGCGCTCGCCGAGCTGGGACGGGTGGACGAGGCGATCGCCGCGTTCCGCCGCGCGATCGCGCTCAACCCGGACTTCGTCTTCGCGAAGCTGAACCTCGCCTTCGCCCACCTTCGGGCGGGTCAGTTCAAGGATGCGGAGAACGTGCTCGAAAGCGTGCTGCTCCAGGACCCGACGCAGAGCGTGGCGTCGGCCAAGCTCGAAGAGCTCAGGACCGGCAAGGTCGTCGATACCCGACGCGCGGGAACCCGCGGGACGGCGCGATGAAGCCTCGCTCCTTCGGGCTCACCGATGTCGGCCGGCGGCGGGAATCGAACGAGGACGACCTGCTCCTCGAGCCGGATCTCGGCCTCTACGCGGTCGCCGACGGCATGGGGGGCCACGCCGCCGGCGAGATCGCGTCCCACCTCGCGATCGAGACGCTGCTCCAAGCCCGGCAGCGCGAGGACGCCGACGACGCGGCGACGTGGATCCGCGATGCGTTCGCCGAGGCCAACCGGCGAATCTGCGATTCGATCCTCCTCCACGAGGAGCGTCGCGGCATGGGGACGACGGTCGCGGCCCTCGTGCACGACGGCGAGGGAGCGGTCGTCGGCCATGTCGGGGACAGCCGTGTCTATCTCCTCCGCGGCGGCGACCTGATCCGGATGACGAGCGATCACTCGTGGGTCAACGAGCAGGTCAAGCTGGGCCTGATGACCGACGACGCCGCCCAGCGCCATCCGATGCGGAACATCGTCACTCGCGCCCTGGGAAGCCGGGAGGACGTCTTGGTCGACACGGCGGCGACCCGGCTCGAGCCGGGGGACGTTTTTCTGCTCTGTTCGGACGGCCTGAACACGATGCTGACGGACGACGAGATCAAAGGACTCGTCGCCCGCAACCGGGAAGAGCCGGAATCGGCCTGCCGCGCCCTCGTCCATGCCGCCAACGTCAGCGGTGGGGAGGACAACGTGACGGTCGTCGTGGTGCGGTTCGCCTGAAGAAGAGCCCGACTGGCGATAAACCCCGGCGATTCAGCACTTTGTCGTTGACGAGGACGTGCCCCTCCACTATATTTCTTCGGTCGAG
The Candidatus Polarisedimenticolaceae bacterium DNA segment above includes these coding regions:
- a CDS encoding Stp1/IreP family PP2C-type Ser/Thr phosphatase; translated protein: MKPRSFGLTDVGRRRESNEDDLLLEPDLGLYAVADGMGGHAAGEIASHLAIETLLQARQREDADDAATWIRDAFAEANRRICDSILLHEERRGMGTTVAALVHDGEGAVVGHVGDSRVYLLRGGDLIRMTSDHSWVNEQVKLGLMTDDAAQRHPMRNIVTRALGSREDVLVDTAATRLEPGDVFLLCSDGLNTMLTDDEIKGLVARNREEPESACRALVHAANVSGGEDNVTVVVVRFA